A part of Kitasatospora kifunensis genomic DNA contains:
- a CDS encoding NmrA family NAD(P)-binding protein: MTHVLVVGGTGAMGSHVVHHLLATTDATITVPTRHPESAHATELAATAPDRVRLVRSDPAALEDLIGQVDRVFANTDFFATGSAVGEYRQGLHLLAAAQRAGVERFIWSSLDSAVSLTGHPVPHFDSKAAVAAHIDLMRSEEMLRKETDGWYTDHVSVLTTAPYFENLRDRLTPRPDGRGGLTFRLPLGAARYPLVALDDIAWFACHMFDNWQSWGARDLAVIGDSLTGDEIAATFAQVTGTPSTYIPMPYDDLRTAVPDFSHDYAAMFQFFADRDLYARDRDINLLRRLHPDLMTFEDWLHHTGWTG, encoded by the coding sequence ATGACCCACGTCCTCGTCGTCGGCGGCACCGGAGCCATGGGCAGCCACGTGGTCCACCACCTGCTGGCCACCACCGACGCCACCATCACCGTCCCCACCCGCCACCCGGAGTCCGCCCACGCCACCGAACTCGCCGCCACCGCGCCCGACCGCGTGCGGCTGGTCCGCTCCGACCCGGCGGCCCTCGAGGACCTGATCGGGCAGGTCGACCGCGTGTTCGCCAACACCGACTTCTTCGCGACGGGCAGCGCGGTGGGCGAGTACCGGCAAGGGCTGCACCTGCTGGCCGCCGCGCAGCGGGCCGGCGTGGAGCGTTTCATCTGGTCCTCGTTGGACAGCGCGGTGTCCCTGACCGGCCACCCCGTCCCGCACTTCGACAGCAAAGCCGCGGTCGCCGCCCACATCGACCTGATGCGGTCGGAGGAAATGCTCCGCAAGGAGACCGACGGCTGGTACACGGACCACGTCTCGGTACTGACCACGGCGCCGTACTTCGAGAACCTGCGGGACCGACTCACCCCCCGACCGGACGGCCGGGGCGGCCTGACCTTCAGGCTCCCCCTCGGCGCCGCCCGCTACCCGCTCGTCGCCCTCGACGACATCGCCTGGTTCGCCTGCCACATGTTCGACAACTGGCAGTCCTGGGGTGCCCGCGACCTCGCGGTGATCGGCGACAGCCTCACCGGCGACGAGATCGCCGCCACCTTCGCCCAGGTCACGGGCACCCCCAGCACCTACATCCCGATGCCGTATGACGACCTGCGCACCGCCGTCCCCGACTTCAGCCACGACTACGCGGCGATGTTCCAGTTCTTCGCCGACCGTGATCTCTACGCCCGAGACCGGGACATCAACCTCCTGCGCCGCCTGCACCCCGACTTGATGACCTTCGAGGACTGGCTGCACCACACCGGATGGACGGGATGA